In Methanonatronarchaeum sp. AMET-Sl, one genomic interval encodes:
- a CDS encoding DNA methyltransferase: protein MGEIPDNSIELVVTSPPYPMIEMWDSLFQKLNSKTKKHILNGEGTKAFEEMHRELDKVWSELERVLVEGGIVCINIGDATRKIDGSFRVYQNHSRIINKLTELGFDPLPEILWRKPVNSAAKFMGSGMLPPNAYPTLEHEYILIFRNGQKPREFQPKDPERYQSAYFWEERNQWFTDLWTDIKGTNQTLQNGDRDRSAAYPIQIPYRLINMYSTYQDTVLDPFWGTGTTTTAAITTARNSIGIELNQKLINNYKKQTPKIPKIANKLVNKRIENHKDFIQNKIKEGKEFKYQSDNYSFPVTTKQEKSIELYTVKNIKKTDNHIQVLHKPFSKKTEIKNQQNKTKKITDFK, encoded by the coding sequence ATGGGTGAAATTCCGGATAATTCAATCGAGTTAGTTGTTACATCCCCTCCATACCCCATGATCGAGATGTGGGACAGCCTATTTCAAAAACTCAACTCAAAAACTAAAAAACACATCCTAAACGGAGAAGGCACGAAAGCATTTGAAGAAATGCATAGAGAACTTGACAAAGTCTGGAGCGAACTGGAGAGAGTCTTGGTTGAAGGTGGTATTGTCTGCATAAACATTGGAGACGCAACAAGAAAGATTGATGGAAGCTTCAGAGTATACCAAAACCACTCACGAATTATAAATAAACTCACAGAACTCGGTTTCGACCCATTACCAGAAATATTGTGGAGGAAACCAGTAAACAGTGCAGCTAAGTTCATGGGTAGTGGAATGTTACCACCCAACGCCTACCCTACACTTGAACACGAATACATCCTCATTTTCCGAAACGGACAAAAACCAAGGGAATTCCAACCGAAAGACCCAGAAAGATACCAATCAGCCTACTTCTGGGAAGAAAGAAACCAATGGTTTACAGACCTATGGACAGACATAAAAGGAACAAACCAAACCCTACAGAACGGAGACCGAGACAGATCCGCAGCATACCCAATACAAATACCCTACCGCCTAATCAACATGTACTCAACATACCAAGACACCGTCCTAGACCCATTCTGGGGAACAGGAACCACAACCACAGCAGCAATAACAACAGCAAGAAACTCAATAGGAATAGAACTAAACCAAAAACTAATCAACAACTACAAAAAACAAACCCCAAAAATACCCAAAATCGCAAATAAACTAGTGAATAAAAGAATCGAAAACCATAAAGATTTCATTCAAAATAAAATTAAAGAAGGTAAGGAATTTAAATATCAATCAGATAACTATAGTTTCCCTGTCACAACGAAACAAGAAAAATCAATCGAATTATACACGGTGAAAAACATTAAAAAAACAGATAATCACATTCAAGTATTACACAAACCCTTTAGTAAAAAAACCGAAATTAAAAACCAACAAAACAAAACCAAAAAAATAACAGATTTTAAATAA
- a CDS encoding DUF2391 family protein, with protein sequence MSLDDEEVDLSSLVDEFERLEESVESKKHRNHIQKLKEKTIKLSNPRMFGVVVEGFGKRDMIEAFLGSILIGIPVIIEEGTLEIGEFIAQHPLFLLGTLVFGVLLVIGILYYTDIQDVRITNPIFGLIPRRLLGILSIAFISSIVLMTVWGRVDWSEPMIAFSQCAFTFVAMSIGAALADILPGT encoded by the coding sequence ATGTCTCTTGATGATGAAGAGGTTGATTTATCTAGTTTGGTTGATGAGTTTGAACGTCTAGAGGAATCTGTTGAATCTAAAAAACATAGAAATCATATTCAGAAGTTAAAGGAAAAAACAATTAAGTTATCGAATCCAAGGATGTTCGGGGTGGTTGTTGAGGGTTTTGGCAAACGTGATATGATTGAAGCTTTTTTAGGTAGTATCTTAATTGGGATTCCTGTAATAATTGAAGAAGGTACTTTGGAGATTGGTGAGTTCATTGCTCAACATCCTTTGTTTCTTTTAGGAACCCTGGTTTTTGGAGTACTTCTTGTTATAGGTATATTATATTATACCGACATTCAAGATGTTAGGATTACAAACCCAATTTTTGGTTTAATTCCTAGAAGACTTTTAGGTATACTTTCTATAGCCTTTATCTCTTCTATAGTCCTTATGACGGTTTGGGGAAGGGTTGATTGGTCAGAACCAATGATTGCCTTCTCACAATGTGCTTTTACGTTTGTAGCTATGTCCATAGGAGCTGCTTTAGCAGATATATTGCCAGGAACTTAA
- a CDS encoding 6-hydroxymethylpterin diphosphokinase MptE-like protein, whose protein sequence is MDYREWLPIYKEITNDLSISMQKDRESARKLEQKITKKPDLNSLSKKIKEKVYVLGDGPNLPKDLKKIPKNQLNKQTVIAADNATKTALKHNITPDIITTDLDGDIKPILKADKKGSQIIVHAHGDNQELIEKWTPHIQNIIGSTQNKPTDKLINYGGFTDGDRAIFLAHEHGAKEIELSGFNFKQASKTKQKKLKWAKKLIQKLENKGVKITYTTQNKQK, encoded by the coding sequence ATGGATTACAGAGAATGGCTACCTATATACAAAGAAATAACCAACGACCTATCCATCTCTATGCAAAAAGATAGAGAATCCGCAAGAAAGTTAGAACAAAAAATAACCAAAAAACCAGATCTCAACAGCCTCTCCAAAAAAATAAAAGAAAAAGTATATGTACTAGGAGACGGCCCCAACCTACCTAAAGACCTAAAAAAAATACCAAAAAACCAATTAAACAAACAGACAGTTATAGCTGCAGACAACGCCACAAAAACTGCTTTAAAACACAACATAACACCCGACATAATCACAACAGACCTAGATGGCGACATAAAACCAATACTAAAAGCAGATAAAAAAGGCAGCCAAATAATAGTTCATGCACACGGAGACAACCAAGAATTAATAGAAAAATGGACACCACACATACAAAACATCATCGGTTCAACACAAAACAAACCAACAGACAAATTAATAAACTATGGAGGTTTCACCGATGGAGACAGAGCAATATTCCTAGCACACGAACATGGCGCTAAAGAAATCGAGTTATCGGGTTTTAACTTCAAGCAAGCCAGTAAAACCAAACAGAAAAAACTAAAATGGGCCAAAAAACTAATCCAAAAACTAGAAAATAAAGGAGTGAAAATCACATATACCACCCAAAACAAACAAAAATAA
- the lysA gene encoding diaminopimelate decarboxylase, whose translation MTRPHLKTKQHLEIDGVDTTQLADKYDTPLYVTSSDRIKQKYNQLKQALKKHYPNIRLHYACKANTNLNILQILEKEGCHIDAVSTGEIYSAIKAGYSPEKILYTGTSVSNEELKYAVDKGVMINLDSLHEMRRLSKITSTEVSFRVNPGVGAGHHDHCITGGSESKFGIWEEDIVEAYKEAIKLGLKPIGIHMHIGSGILEVEKFRPAIEKMMDIVGEITQQVDINLKFIDIGGGLGIPYKPEEKPLDIEKFAKMITTEFKKGLKKHGLEQPTLALEPGRYLVGDSSIILTKVNDIKENPFHKYIGVDAGFNILQRPAMYGSHHGVVNATNPQNAGNYIENAPKKGVNRKAEIAGPLCESGDILAENREITAQEGDILAILDAGAYGYSMASRYNSRPLPAEILIENGEPRVIRERETLKDLLTKQKTK comes from the coding sequence TTGACTAGACCACACCTAAAAACAAAACAACACCTTGAAATCGATGGAGTAGACACAACCCAACTAGCAGATAAATATGATACACCACTCTACGTAACAAGCAGTGACCGAATCAAACAAAAATACAACCAACTAAAACAAGCACTAAAAAAACACTACCCCAATATAAGACTACACTACGCATGCAAAGCCAACACAAACCTAAACATACTACAAATACTCGAAAAAGAAGGGTGCCATATAGACGCAGTCAGCACTGGAGAAATCTACAGCGCAATAAAAGCCGGATACTCACCTGAAAAAATACTATATACCGGAACAAGCGTAAGCAACGAAGAACTAAAATACGCAGTAGATAAAGGAGTCATGATAAACCTTGACAGCCTCCATGAAATGCGTAGACTAAGCAAAATCACATCAACAGAAGTAAGCTTCCGTGTAAACCCCGGAGTAGGAGCAGGACACCACGACCACTGTATAACAGGAGGAAGTGAAAGCAAATTCGGTATATGGGAAGAAGACATAGTAGAAGCATACAAAGAAGCAATCAAACTTGGATTAAAACCCATCGGAATCCACATGCACATCGGATCCGGAATACTCGAAGTCGAAAAATTCAGGCCAGCAATCGAAAAAATGATGGATATAGTTGGTGAAATAACCCAACAAGTCGACATAAACCTAAAATTCATAGACATCGGTGGAGGACTCGGAATCCCATACAAACCAGAAGAAAAACCACTCGACATCGAGAAATTCGCCAAAATGATTACAACAGAATTCAAAAAAGGCCTAAAAAAACACGGACTAGAACAACCAACACTAGCATTAGAGCCCGGCCGCTACCTAGTCGGCGACTCAAGCATAATACTCACAAAAGTAAACGACATAAAAGAAAATCCATTCCATAAATACATCGGCGTAGACGCTGGATTCAACATACTGCAAAGACCAGCAATGTATGGATCACATCACGGCGTCGTTAACGCAACCAACCCCCAAAACGCCGGAAACTATATCGAAAACGCCCCAAAAAAAGGAGTCAATAGAAAAGCAGAGATAGCAGGCCCATTATGTGAATCTGGAGATATACTCGCAGAAAACAGAGAAATTACAGCTCAAGAAGGAGATATACTAGCAATACTAGACGCTGGAGCATATGGATACAGCATGGCTTCAAGATACAACAGCAGGCCATTACCAGCAGAAATATTAATAGAAAACGGCGAACCAAGAGTCATCAGAGAAAGAGAAACCTTAAAAGACCTCTTAACAAAACAAAAAACCAAATAA
- the dapF gene encoding diaminopimelate epimerase: MSKNPIKFVKMHGNGNDFIIIDELQETKIPEKNKPTFAEKHCKRRFAIGADGVLYLQPSKTADLKMRIFNSDGTEADMCGNGIRCAAKYATENIVTNKNVDIETGAGTLNIETDKNDKFWAKVDMGKPKYNKKTIPAKGKGEFINQEIENTPYQVSACNVGVPHAVIQTDDVESIDIIKQAPPIRNNPIFPEGANVNFIQKTKNGIKVRTFERGVEAETLSCGTGSVASAAIAKKTNLIKGNTIKVQTKGGKLNIIFKNNTAYMKGPAQTAYNGTLTHPQ, from the coding sequence ATGTCAAAAAACCCAATAAAATTTGTAAAAATGCATGGAAATGGAAACGACTTCATAATAATCGATGAACTACAAGAAACAAAAATACCCGAGAAAAACAAACCCACGTTCGCAGAAAAACACTGTAAACGCAGATTTGCTATCGGAGCAGATGGAGTACTATATCTACAGCCATCCAAAACAGCAGACCTCAAAATGAGAATCTTCAATTCAGATGGAACCGAAGCAGATATGTGTGGAAACGGAATCCGATGTGCCGCTAAATATGCAACTGAAAATATAGTAACAAACAAAAACGTAGATATAGAAACAGGTGCAGGAACCCTAAACATAGAAACAGATAAAAACGATAAATTCTGGGCAAAAGTAGATATGGGAAAACCAAAATACAATAAAAAAACAATACCCGCTAAAGGTAAAGGAGAATTCATAAACCAAGAAATAGAAAACACCCCATACCAAGTAAGCGCCTGCAACGTAGGCGTTCCACACGCAGTAATACAAACAGACGACGTAGAATCAATAGACATAATCAAACAAGCACCACCAATACGAAACAACCCAATATTCCCAGAAGGCGCAAACGTAAACTTCATACAAAAAACAAAAAATGGAATTAAAGTAAGAACATTTGAAAGAGGAGTAGAAGCCGAAACACTAAGTTGCGGAACAGGATCTGTAGCATCTGCCGCCATAGCAAAAAAAACAAATCTAATAAAAGGAAACACAATCAAAGTTCAAACAAAAGGTGGAAAACTAAATATAATCTTCAAAAACAACACCGCCTACATGAAAGGTCCAGCACAGACAGCATACAACGGAACACTAACCCACCCCCAATAA
- a CDS encoding LL-diaminopimelate aminotransferase translates to MYSNRIESLPPYLFAELDRAKKEKEEQGIDIIDLGVGDPDLSTPDHIVESMVEAVREPSTHSYPSYKGMKEFRETVANWYKDRFKVKIDPEKEAISLIGSKEGIAHMPLAFVNPGDKTLVPDPAYPVYKIGTILSGGKPIPMPLKEENDFLPDLDEISPKNAEDAKIMYLNYPNNPTAGTADKQFFQEVVEFAKEHDIIVCHDAAYTEISYEFEPPSFLNIDGAKEVGVEFHSLSKTYNMTGWRIGFVVGNQEIVNGIGQVKTNVDSGAFQAIQKAAITALNGPQECVSDSNNKYRNRRDLLLEGIESIGLEPTKTEATFYIWTKCPKGYNSMETSKKLLDEAGIVATPGSGFGEHGEGYIRFALTRSLGRIEEAVERMEGINFD, encoded by the coding sequence ATGTATTCAAATAGGATTGAATCACTACCACCATATTTATTTGCAGAACTCGATAGAGCCAAAAAAGAAAAAGAAGAACAAGGAATCGATATAATAGACCTAGGAGTAGGAGACCCTGATTTATCAACACCAGACCACATAGTAGAGTCAATGGTTGAAGCAGTTAGAGAACCATCAACACACAGCTATCCAAGCTATAAAGGAATGAAAGAGTTTAGAGAAACAGTTGCAAACTGGTATAAAGATAGATTTAAAGTTAAAATAGACCCAGAAAAAGAAGCCATATCCCTAATAGGCAGCAAAGAAGGCATAGCACACATGCCACTTGCCTTTGTAAACCCAGGGGACAAAACATTGGTGCCCGACCCCGCCTACCCAGTATACAAAATAGGCACAATACTATCAGGCGGAAAACCAATACCAATGCCCTTAAAAGAAGAAAACGACTTCCTACCAGACCTAGATGAAATATCCCCAAAAAACGCAGAAGACGCCAAAATAATGTACCTAAACTATCCAAACAACCCAACCGCCGGTACAGCAGACAAACAGTTCTTCCAAGAAGTAGTTGAATTCGCAAAAGAACACGACATTATAGTATGTCACGATGCAGCATACACCGAAATTTCATATGAATTCGAGCCACCAAGCTTCCTAAACATAGATGGAGCAAAAGAAGTTGGAGTAGAATTCCATTCACTATCAAAAACATACAACATGACCGGCTGGAGAATAGGATTTGTAGTAGGAAACCAAGAAATAGTGAACGGAATAGGCCAAGTTAAAACAAACGTAGATAGCGGAGCATTCCAAGCAATCCAAAAAGCAGCAATAACCGCCCTAAACGGACCCCAAGAATGCGTCTCCGACAGCAACAATAAATACCGAAACCGAAGAGACCTATTACTTGAAGGAATAGAATCCATAGGACTAGAGCCAACCAAAACAGAGGCAACATTCTACATATGGACAAAATGTCCAAAAGGATACAACTCAATGGAGACATCTAAAAAACTTTTAGACGAAGCAGGGATAGTAGCAACACCCGGCTCTGGGTTCGGTGAACACGGAGAAGGATACATAAGGTTCGCCCTAACAAGAAGCCTCGGCAGAATAGAAGAAGCAGTAGAAAGAATGGAGGGAATAAACTTTGACTAG
- a CDS encoding rubrerythrin family protein, with the protein MTKTEDGLKEAFAGESQARNKYEAYSRKAEKDGYEQIAKLFKAASEAERVHAKNHFENLDKIKDTKENLKDAIEGEKFEHEDMYPEFVEAAKEENQDSALESFMYAMEVEKIHETLYKKALESVENEEDLEKTDIYVCQICGNTVFDEPPAACPICGYPKNEFNKVDLS; encoded by the coding sequence ATGACTAAAACTGAAGACGGCCTGAAAGAAGCTTTCGCTGGCGAATCACAGGCACGAAATAAATATGAAGCATATTCAAGAAAAGCAGAAAAAGACGGATACGAACAAATAGCCAAACTCTTCAAAGCAGCATCTGAAGCAGAAAGAGTTCACGCCAAAAACCATTTTGAAAACCTAGATAAAATAAAAGACACAAAAGAAAACCTAAAAGACGCAATAGAAGGAGAAAAATTCGAACACGAAGACATGTATCCCGAGTTTGTTGAAGCAGCTAAAGAAGAAAATCAAGACAGTGCCTTAGAATCATTCATGTATGCAATGGAAGTTGAAAAAATACATGAAACACTATACAAAAAAGCTCTTGAATCAGTAGAAAACGAAGAAGACCTAGAAAAAACAGATATCTACGTATGCCAAATATGTGGAAACACAGTTTTCGATGAACCACCAGCTGCCTGCCCAATATGCGGATACCCCAAAAACGAATTCAACAAAGTAGATCTATCCTAA